In the genome of Cryptomeria japonica chromosome 8, Sugi_1.0, whole genome shotgun sequence, one region contains:
- the LOC131061701 gene encoding uncharacterized protein LOC131061701, giving the protein MAKSESIYACLVFLLLLTATFASASAAGIEVSEGDNKAVCRKWSARYMGICINSDQCNEVCIDGEHALFGKCKWRKHGPACFTVRTGPFLFLISFFFYHTRIKLLVL; this is encoded by the exons ATGGCCAAGAGCGAGAGCATATATGCCTGCCTGGTGTTTCTATTGTTGCTCACAGCGACGTTTGCTTCTGCTTCTGCTGCTG GAATAGAAGTGTCTGAGGGAGACAACAAAGCTGTGTGCAGAAAATGGAGCGCAAGATATATGGGGATATGCATCAATTCTGATCAATGCAACGAGGTTTGCATTGATGGGGAACACGCTCTttttggaaaatgcaaatggaggaaaCATGGACCTGCATGTTTCACTGTTAGAACAGGACCGTTTCTGTTTcttatttctttcttcttctatcATACGAGAATAAAACTCCTGGTCTTATAA